The following are encoded in a window of Arthrobacter sp. OAP107 genomic DNA:
- the coxB gene encoding cytochrome c oxidase subunit II has protein sequence MSSQNRTGSRRKTITTITGLATAGALVLTGCSPEVEKGWLPTERGTTNHTDRIMDLWVNSWIAALVVGIITWGLIVWCLVAYRRRKGTVGFPRQTSFNLPLEVFYLTIPLFMVLVFFYFTDRDQQAIDDRSQPADVVVDVRGKQWAWDFNYKKGDVVTEDLHEAGVQAHLTGEAINKDKLPTLYLPVNKSVDLELNSRDVIHSFWVPAFLQKRDMIPGKTNYIRFTPTKEGTYDGKCAELCGEYHSEMLFRVKVVSESEFQAHMNQLRQDGNTGLLGDEYDRNPNLNATK, from the coding sequence GTGAGTTCGCAGAACCGAACCGGCAGCCGACGCAAAACGATCACTACGATCACTGGCTTGGCAACTGCCGGCGCGTTGGTTTTGACTGGATGTTCGCCAGAGGTAGAGAAGGGGTGGCTGCCCACCGAGCGTGGCACCACCAATCACACTGACCGCATCATGGACCTCTGGGTCAACTCATGGATTGCCGCCCTCGTGGTGGGCATCATCACTTGGGGCCTGATCGTCTGGTGCCTCGTTGCCTACCGCCGCCGCAAGGGCACCGTGGGCTTCCCGCGGCAGACCAGCTTCAACCTGCCCCTTGAGGTCTTCTACCTGACGATCCCGCTTTTCATGGTCCTGGTGTTCTTCTACTTCACCGACCGCGACCAGCAGGCGATCGATGACCGCTCGCAGCCGGCCGACGTCGTAGTGGACGTCCGCGGCAAGCAGTGGGCATGGGACTTCAACTACAAGAAGGGTGACGTCGTCACCGAGGACCTCCACGAAGCGGGCGTCCAGGCGCACCTGACGGGTGAGGCGATCAACAAGGACAAGCTCCCCACCCTGTACCTGCCCGTCAACAAGTCCGTTGACCTGGAACTGAACTCGCGCGACGTGATTCACTCCTTCTGGGTTCCTGCGTTCCTGCAGAAGAGGGACATGATCCCTGGCAAGACCAACTACATCCGGTTCACCCCCACCAAAGAGGGCACCTACGACGGCAAGTGCGCCGAGCTCTGCGGTGAGTACCACTCCGAGATGCTGTTCCGCGTCAAGGTGGTTTCCGAGTCTGAATTCCAGGCTCACATGAACCAGCTTCGCCAGGACGGCAACACGGGCCTGCTTGGTGACGAGTACGACCGCAACCCGAACCTGAACGCAACGAAGTAA
- the recO gene encoding DNA repair protein RecO: MAQSFAARSYRDDAVVLRTHKLGEADRIITLLTKHHGQVRAVAKGVRRTTSRFGARLEPFMVADLQLVSGKTLDIVTQAIAKGAYGGSIAADYGRYTVAAAMTETAEKLTDVDGEAGTAQYNLLVGALASLSRGDHAPELILDSYLLRALSTGGWAPSFTDCARCGAPGPHTAFSAPLGGMVCGGCRPPGSPAPAPETVSLLGALLTGDWTTADASLPLHRRESAGLVASYLQWHLERVLKSLKHVERT, translated from the coding sequence GTGGCCCAATCATTTGCAGCGCGCAGCTACCGCGACGACGCCGTGGTGTTGCGCACCCACAAGCTGGGCGAGGCGGACCGCATCATCACCCTGCTGACCAAGCACCACGGCCAGGTCCGGGCGGTGGCCAAGGGAGTCCGGCGGACCACCAGCCGCTTTGGCGCCCGCTTGGAGCCCTTCATGGTGGCAGACCTGCAGCTCGTGTCCGGCAAGACCCTCGACATCGTGACACAGGCCATCGCGAAAGGGGCCTACGGGGGCAGCATCGCCGCCGATTACGGGCGCTACACGGTGGCGGCGGCCATGACCGAGACTGCGGAGAAGCTGACCGACGTCGACGGTGAAGCCGGAACCGCGCAGTACAACCTTCTGGTCGGCGCCCTGGCCTCGCTGAGCCGCGGGGATCACGCCCCGGAACTGATCCTGGATTCCTATCTCCTGCGGGCCCTTTCCACCGGCGGCTGGGCGCCCAGCTTCACGGACTGCGCGCGCTGCGGCGCGCCCGGACCGCACACCGCCTTCTCCGCCCCTCTTGGCGGCATGGTCTGCGGCGGCTGCCGCCCGCCGGGGTCGCCGGCGCCGGCACCGGAAACGGTGTCCCTGCTGGGTGCGCTGCTCACCGGGGACTGGACGACGGCGGATGCCTCCCTTCCGCTCCACCGCCGCGAATCCGCGGGCCTGGTGGCAAGCTATCTGCAGTGGCACCTGGAGCGTGTCCTGAAATCCCTCAAACATGTGGAGCGTACCTAA
- a CDS encoding dipeptidase, with protein MTTFPAATPQEYDAQQFGGTAAGIDTDALRAAVDAAFATTVAQLKDLVAIPGIAWPSFDPAPLDASAEAVASLVRAAGIGDVRILHCDKEDGTPGGPAVVARREAAPGKPTILLYAHHDVQPPGDPALWESEPFTAVERNGRLYGRGAADDKAGIMAHVAAYGAVTRVLGDDFGLGVTLFFEGEEEAGSPTFRTFLEAHRELLRADVIVVADSSNWKVGVPALTTSLRGLVDGTIEVQVLDHAVHSGMFGGPVLDAPTLLSRLIATLHDDDGSVAIAGLVGRDETAVDLTEAEYRADGSVLDGVQLAGTGTIASRLWTKPALSIIGFDAPAVSVASNTLLPVARAKFSLRLAPGQDPAEAMEAVRRHVETHAPFGARVTFTPGESGNAFQTDTGSAAAGLAMWALGEAWGVPAVEMGIGGSIPFISDLTELYPEVQILVTGVEDPDSRAHSANESLHLGDFRNAVVAEALLLARLNSEGLR; from the coding sequence ATGACTACATTCCCTGCGGCGACCCCGCAAGAGTACGACGCCCAGCAGTTTGGGGGGACAGCGGCCGGCATCGACACCGACGCCCTGCGGGCTGCCGTTGACGCGGCCTTCGCCACCACAGTTGCTCAGCTGAAGGACCTGGTGGCGATACCCGGCATCGCCTGGCCCAGCTTTGACCCCGCCCCGCTGGATGCCAGCGCCGAGGCCGTCGCCTCCCTGGTGCGGGCGGCGGGCATCGGGGATGTCCGGATCCTGCACTGCGACAAGGAAGACGGCACCCCCGGCGGCCCGGCCGTCGTCGCACGCCGCGAAGCCGCGCCCGGCAAGCCGACTATCCTTCTTTACGCCCACCACGACGTCCAGCCGCCCGGTGACCCGGCGCTGTGGGAGTCCGAGCCCTTCACCGCCGTCGAACGCAACGGACGCCTATACGGGCGGGGCGCGGCCGACGACAAGGCCGGAATCATGGCCCATGTCGCCGCTTACGGCGCCGTCACCCGGGTTCTCGGGGATGACTTCGGGCTGGGCGTGACCCTGTTCTTCGAGGGGGAGGAAGAAGCCGGTTCGCCGACGTTCAGGACGTTCCTCGAAGCGCACCGCGAGCTGCTCCGCGCCGACGTCATCGTAGTGGCAGATTCCAGCAACTGGAAGGTGGGCGTGCCGGCCCTGACCACGAGCCTGCGCGGACTGGTCGATGGAACCATCGAGGTGCAGGTCCTCGACCACGCCGTGCATTCGGGAATGTTCGGCGGCCCGGTGCTCGATGCACCCACGCTGCTCTCGCGCCTGATCGCCACACTGCACGACGACGACGGCAGTGTGGCCATTGCGGGGCTCGTGGGCCGGGACGAAACCGCCGTGGACCTCACCGAGGCCGAGTACCGCGCTGATGGTTCAGTGCTCGACGGCGTGCAGCTGGCAGGTACGGGAACCATCGCTTCGCGCCTGTGGACCAAGCCGGCCCTCTCGATCATCGGCTTTGATGCGCCGGCCGTCAGTGTTGCTTCCAACACCCTGCTGCCCGTCGCCCGCGCCAAGTTCAGCCTCCGGCTGGCCCCGGGCCAGGACCCGGCGGAGGCCATGGAGGCCGTGCGCCGGCACGTCGAAACCCACGCGCCGTTCGGCGCCAGGGTGACCTTCACGCCGGGGGAGAGCGGCAACGCCTTCCAGACGGATACGGGTTCCGCGGCTGCCGGCCTGGCCATGTGGGCGCTCGGCGAGGCCTGGGGCGTACCGGCCGTGGAAATGGGGATTGGCGGATCGATTCCATTCATCAGCGACCTGACCGAGCTGTACCCCGAGGTCCAGATCCTCGTCACGGGCGTGGAGGACCCCGACTCGCGGGCGCATTCCGCCAACGAATCGCTCCACCTTGGGGACTTCCGCAACGCGGTGGTTGCCGAGGCGCTGCTGCTGGCACGGCTGAACTCAGAGGGTCTCCGCTAG
- a CDS encoding DUF3043 domain-containing protein, which translates to MFGRKKEAPAAQDLVDQQAAEAAAVAGKGVPTPKRKAQEAARKRPLVPEDRKASKEAERAAAQEQRLKMRQALDTGDERFLPIRDKGPQKRFARDYVDARFSLGEYLMFGALVFVIISLVVPASSNMMVYVLGGFWVMFLAVFVDVFILSRKLRKRLAEKFGEIERGTVWYGSMRSLQFRKLRLPKPLVRRGQYPS; encoded by the coding sequence GTGTTCGGACGTAAAAAGGAAGCGCCAGCGGCGCAGGATTTAGTTGACCAGCAGGCTGCCGAGGCAGCCGCAGTAGCAGGCAAAGGCGTCCCGACGCCCAAGCGCAAAGCACAGGAAGCGGCCCGCAAGCGCCCGCTCGTGCCGGAGGACCGCAAGGCCTCCAAGGAAGCGGAACGTGCCGCCGCCCAGGAGCAGCGCCTGAAGATGCGCCAGGCGCTGGACACGGGCGATGAAAGGTTCCTGCCTATCCGTGACAAGGGCCCGCAGAAGCGGTTCGCCCGCGACTATGTGGATGCCCGCTTCAGCCTGGGCGAGTACCTCATGTTCGGCGCCCTGGTATTCGTCATCATCTCCCTCGTGGTGCCTGCCAGCAGCAACATGATGGTTTACGTGCTGGGCGGCTTCTGGGTGATGTTCCTGGCCGTTTTCGTGGACGTGTTCATCCTGTCCCGGAAGCTCCGCAAGCGCCTCGCCGAAAAGTTCGGCGAGATTGAGCGCGGCACCGTCTGGTACGGCTCCATGCGTTCGCTGCAGTTCCGGAAGCTTCGCCTGCCCAAGCCCCTGGTCCGCCGCGGGCAGTACCCGTCCTGA
- the leuA gene encoding 2-isopropylmalate synthase — MRNAQKPSGMPIHRYIPFQDQIKVDLPDRTWPDKIITTAPRWCAVDLRDGNQALIDPMSPARKMKMFDLLVRMGYKEIEVGFPSASQTDFDFVRQLIEGNHIPDDVTIQVLTQAREHLIERTYESLVGAKQAIVHLYNSTSVLQRRVVFNQDEDGILDIALQGARLCKKYEETLGDTHITYEYSPESFTGTELEYAVRVCNAVADVFEASADRQVIINLPATVEMATPNVYADSIEWMSRHLHPREGIILSLHPHNDRGTGVAAAELGYQAGADRIEGCLFGNGERTGNVDLVTLGLNMFVQGIDPMIDFSDIDDVRRTVEYCNQLPVAERAPYGGDLVFTAFSGSHQDAIKKGLEALEKDAAAAGKDVSDVTWQVPYLPVDPKDLGRSYEAVIRVNSQSGKGGVAYLLKNEHSLDLPRRAQIEFSGVIQKRTDTVGGEVSGAQLWQIFQDEYLPSAKTESQWGRYSLGSVKTESDEDGAMTLHASLGVDGAHASRTGTGNGPIAALLDILGQDGVDVRVLDYSEHALSEGGSALAAAYVECAVGERVLWGVGIDSNTSTSALKAVISAVNRAIRDAQA; from the coding sequence ATGCGAAACGCACAGAAGCCCTCGGGAATGCCGATCCACCGCTACATCCCGTTCCAGGACCAGATCAAGGTCGATCTGCCGGACCGCACCTGGCCGGATAAAATCATCACCACCGCGCCGCGCTGGTGCGCAGTGGACCTGCGGGACGGCAACCAGGCACTGATCGATCCCATGAGCCCGGCGCGCAAGATGAAGATGTTCGACCTGCTGGTCCGCATGGGCTATAAGGAAATTGAAGTCGGCTTCCCCTCCGCGTCGCAGACCGACTTCGACTTCGTCCGCCAGCTGATCGAAGGCAACCACATCCCGGACGACGTCACCATCCAGGTGCTGACCCAGGCCCGCGAACACCTCATCGAGCGGACCTACGAGTCCCTGGTGGGCGCCAAGCAGGCCATCGTGCACCTGTACAACTCCACCTCCGTCCTGCAGCGCCGCGTGGTGTTCAACCAGGACGAGGACGGCATCCTGGACATCGCCCTGCAGGGCGCGCGCCTCTGCAAGAAGTACGAGGAAACCCTGGGCGACACCCACATCACCTACGAGTACTCACCGGAGTCCTTCACCGGCACTGAGCTGGAGTACGCGGTCCGCGTCTGCAACGCCGTCGCCGACGTCTTTGAGGCGTCAGCCGACCGCCAGGTGATCATCAACCTGCCCGCCACCGTGGAAATGGCCACCCCGAACGTCTACGCGGACTCCATCGAGTGGATGAGCCGGCACCTGCACCCGCGCGAAGGCATCATCCTCTCCCTGCACCCGCACAACGACCGCGGCACCGGCGTGGCCGCGGCCGAGCTGGGCTACCAGGCCGGCGCCGACCGCATCGAGGGCTGCCTGTTCGGCAACGGTGAGCGCACCGGCAACGTGGACCTGGTGACCCTGGGGCTGAACATGTTCGTGCAGGGCATCGACCCGATGATCGACTTTTCCGACATCGATGACGTCCGGCGCACCGTGGAGTACTGCAACCAGCTGCCCGTCGCGGAGCGTGCCCCTTACGGTGGCGACCTCGTCTTCACGGCGTTCTCCGGGTCCCACCAGGACGCCATCAAGAAGGGCCTCGAAGCCCTGGAGAAGGACGCTGCGGCCGCGGGCAAGGACGTCAGCGACGTCACCTGGCAGGTGCCGTACCTGCCCGTGGACCCGAAGGACCTCGGCCGCAGCTACGAGGCCGTGATCCGGGTCAACTCCCAGTCCGGCAAGGGAGGCGTGGCCTACCTGCTGAAGAACGAGCACAGCCTGGACCTGCCGCGGCGCGCGCAGATCGAATTCTCCGGCGTCATCCAGAAGCGCACGGACACTGTCGGCGGCGAAGTCAGCGGCGCCCAGCTGTGGCAGATTTTCCAGGACGAGTACCTGCCCTCCGCCAAGACGGAAAGCCAGTGGGGCCGGTACTCGCTCGGCTCGGTGAAAACCGAATCGGACGAGGACGGCGCCATGACCCTGCACGCCTCACTGGGCGTCGACGGCGCCCACGCCAGCCGCACCGGAACCGGCAACGGCCCCATCGCGGCGCTGCTGGACATCCTGGGCCAGGACGGCGTGGACGTGCGGGTGCTGGACTACAGCGAGCACGCCCTGTCTGAAGGCGGCAGCGCCCTCGCCGCGGCCTACGTCGAATGCGCCGTCGGGGAACGTGTCCTGTGGGGTGTCGGCATCGATTCCAACACCAGCACGTCGGCACTGAAGGCAGTTATCTCTGCCGTGAACCGGGCCATCCGGGACGCCCAGGCCTGA
- a CDS encoding iron-sulfur cluster assembly accessory protein has product MSTTTNENSTEPTGTASEELASHEVQLTDVAAGKVRSLLEQEGRTDLRLRVAVQPGGCSGLIYQLYFDERLLEGDAVRDFDGVEVVVDKMSVPYLSGASIDFEDTISKQGFTIDNPNAGGSCACGDSFH; this is encoded by the coding sequence ATGAGCACTACGACCAATGAAAACAGCACCGAACCCACCGGCACGGCCAGTGAGGAACTGGCGAGCCACGAGGTTCAGCTGACGGACGTTGCCGCAGGCAAGGTCCGCAGCCTCCTGGAGCAGGAAGGCCGTACCGATCTTCGCCTCCGCGTAGCTGTGCAGCCGGGCGGCTGCTCCGGCCTCATTTACCAGCTGTACTTCGACGAGCGCCTCCTTGAGGGTGACGCGGTACGCGACTTCGACGGTGTCGAGGTCGTCGTCGACAAGATGAGCGTGCCGTACCTCAGCGGTGCCAGCATCGACTTTGAAGACACCATCTCCAAGCAGGGCTTCACCATCGACAACCCGAATGCGGGCGGCTCATGCGCCTGCGGTGACTCGTTCCACTAA
- a CDS encoding isoprenyl transferase, which translates to MSLGKKTSPARRRTAPVVAPYPHSSGAVPPSIPAEFVPRHVAIVMDGNGRWANQRGLPRIEGHKAGEPALLDVVAGAIELGIEYVSVYAFSTENWRRSPEEVRFLMGFNKEVLRRQRNQLDDWGVRIRWSGRRPRLWGSVIRELEEAEEYTAGNSTCTLTMCVNYGGRAEIADAVSAIARDVADGRLKPGAITEKTIQKYLDEPDLPDVDLFLRSSGEQRLSNFMLWQSAYAEFVFLDTLWPDVDRRTLWDAVEIYAQRDRRYGGAVDAAKAL; encoded by the coding sequence GTGTCCTTGGGAAAGAAGACCAGTCCTGCCCGGCGCCGCACCGCCCCGGTGGTGGCCCCGTACCCGCACTCCTCAGGCGCGGTTCCGCCGTCCATTCCGGCCGAGTTCGTGCCCAGGCATGTGGCCATTGTGATGGACGGCAACGGCAGGTGGGCCAACCAGCGCGGCCTGCCCCGGATCGAAGGCCACAAAGCGGGGGAGCCGGCTCTGCTGGACGTCGTGGCCGGCGCCATTGAGCTGGGCATCGAATATGTCAGCGTGTACGCCTTCTCCACGGAGAACTGGCGCCGGTCCCCGGAGGAAGTCCGCTTCCTGATGGGATTCAACAAGGAAGTGTTGCGCAGGCAGCGCAACCAGCTCGATGACTGGGGCGTGCGGATCCGTTGGTCCGGACGGCGGCCCAGGCTCTGGGGCTCGGTGATCCGCGAACTCGAGGAAGCGGAGGAATACACCGCCGGAAACAGCACGTGCACGCTGACCATGTGCGTGAACTACGGCGGCCGGGCGGAAATCGCCGACGCCGTGTCCGCCATTGCCCGGGATGTGGCCGACGGAAGGCTCAAGCCCGGTGCCATCACCGAGAAGACGATCCAGAAGTACCTCGACGAGCCGGACCTTCCCGATGTCGACCTGTTCCTCCGCAGTTCAGGCGAACAGCGGCTGTCCAACTTCATGCTGTGGCAGTCGGCGTACGCCGAGTTCGTCTTTCTGGACACCCTGTGGCCCGACGTCGACCGCCGGACCCTCTGGGATGCGGTGGAGATCTACGCCCAGCGGGACCGCCGTTACGGCGGGGCAGTGGACGCCGCCAAGGCCCTCTAG
- a CDS encoding alpha/beta hydrolase produces the protein MEWQGDILGPGFESCAFDAAGTDGIRRRATLIRFTPPDVPDTPDTPDIRSRRPRRAVLFLHGWSDYFFNVELARFWDAQGFRFFALDMHNHGRSLQPGTPGGYVADLGNYDAEIGTAVGMIAESGGAEPVQLALMGHSTGGLVAALWASRNPGAASQLVLNSPWLEMHGSALVRRAAWTMVEPIARLRPEAVLRLPERGFYWRSISSAAEGEWTLDAAYRPPLAFPVRAAWLSAILAGQAKVARGLGITIPILVLLSAASENGMVWNEEMRRTDAVLDVNTIAARAMSLGRSVTVERIDGALHDVFLSSADVRDDAYRRLARWIRGYAA, from the coding sequence ATGGAGTGGCAAGGCGACATCCTGGGGCCGGGCTTCGAGTCCTGCGCCTTCGACGCCGCGGGCACGGACGGCATCCGCCGCCGGGCGACGCTGATCCGCTTCACTCCCCCGGACGTCCCGGACACTCCGGATACTCCGGACATCCGATCCCGCAGGCCGCGCCGTGCGGTGCTGTTCCTGCACGGCTGGAGCGACTACTTCTTCAACGTCGAGCTGGCCCGGTTCTGGGACGCGCAGGGCTTCAGGTTCTTTGCCCTGGACATGCACAACCACGGCCGCAGCCTGCAGCCGGGCACCCCTGGCGGCTACGTCGCGGATCTGGGAAACTACGACGCCGAGATCGGCACCGCGGTGGGAATGATCGCCGAGTCCGGCGGTGCGGAACCCGTGCAGCTCGCGCTCATGGGGCATTCCACCGGTGGGCTCGTCGCAGCCTTGTGGGCCAGCCGCAATCCCGGCGCGGCATCCCAACTGGTCCTGAACAGTCCATGGCTGGAAATGCACGGCAGCGCCCTGGTCCGGCGCGCGGCCTGGACCATGGTGGAGCCGATCGCCCGCCTGCGTCCGGAGGCGGTGCTCAGGCTGCCGGAGCGCGGATTCTACTGGCGGAGCATCAGCAGTGCCGCAGAAGGCGAGTGGACGCTGGACGCTGCCTACCGGCCGCCCCTTGCCTTTCCGGTGCGCGCGGCCTGGCTCAGCGCCATCCTGGCCGGGCAGGCCAAGGTGGCCCGGGGCCTGGGCATCACCATTCCCATCCTGGTGCTGCTGTCCGCGGCGAGCGAGAACGGGATGGTGTGGAACGAGGAAATGCGCCGCACGGACGCGGTGCTGGACGTCAACACGATCGCCGCCCGCGCGATGTCTCTGGGCAGGAGCGTCACCGTGGAGCGCATCGACGGCGCCCTGCACGATGTATTCCTTTCCAGCGCGGACGTGCGCGACGACGCCTACAGGCGACTGGCCAGGTGGATCAGGGGCTACGCCGCCTGA
- a CDS encoding quinone-dependent dihydroorotate dehydrogenase, whose product MRVYPTFFRLAFSWMDAERAHKIGFKGIRLVHSVGAGRLLERFTAPPASLQTSALGLTFPSPFGLAAGFDKEGHGIEALTELGFGHVEVGTITGQAQPGNEKPRLFRLIEDRAVINRMGFNNDGASAVAPRLKSARAALQRRHAKVRPVIGVNIGKTKVVELEDAVEDYLISARGLAPAADYLVVNVSSPNTPGLRLLQNVETLRPLLKAVGEEADKSAGRHVPLLVKIAPDLTDEDIDDVARLAMDLGLDGIIATNTTIGRDGLSSAADKVEGCGAGGLSGAPLKGRSLEVLRRLKSVTQDRLTLISVGGVETGQDVQDRLDAGATLVQGYTAFLYEGPFWAARINKELAKNR is encoded by the coding sequence ATGCGCGTATACCCCACTTTTTTCAGGCTGGCCTTTTCATGGATGGACGCCGAACGCGCCCACAAGATCGGTTTCAAAGGAATCCGGCTGGTCCATTCCGTGGGAGCAGGACGGTTGCTCGAACGGTTTACGGCCCCGCCGGCGTCCTTGCAGACGAGCGCGCTCGGTCTGACCTTCCCGTCGCCGTTCGGGCTGGCTGCCGGCTTCGACAAGGAGGGCCACGGAATCGAGGCCCTGACGGAGCTCGGCTTCGGCCACGTCGAGGTGGGCACCATCACCGGCCAGGCGCAGCCCGGCAATGAGAAGCCCCGGCTGTTCAGGCTGATTGAGGACCGGGCAGTCATCAACCGGATGGGATTCAATAACGACGGCGCCTCTGCCGTGGCTCCCCGGCTGAAGTCAGCCCGGGCAGCGCTGCAGCGGCGCCACGCCAAGGTGCGGCCTGTGATCGGTGTCAACATCGGCAAGACCAAGGTCGTTGAGCTCGAGGACGCCGTGGAGGATTACCTCATCAGCGCGCGCGGCCTTGCCCCGGCGGCCGACTACCTCGTGGTGAACGTCAGCTCGCCCAATACGCCCGGGCTCCGGCTCCTGCAGAACGTGGAAACCCTCCGGCCGCTGCTGAAGGCAGTGGGGGAGGAAGCCGACAAGTCCGCGGGCCGGCACGTCCCCCTGCTGGTCAAAATCGCACCCGACCTCACCGATGAGGATATTGATGACGTCGCCCGGCTGGCGATGGACCTTGGGCTGGACGGCATCATCGCCACGAACACCACCATCGGCCGCGACGGGCTCAGCTCCGCGGCGGACAAGGTGGAGGGCTGCGGCGCCGGTGGCCTCTCGGGGGCTCCGCTGAAGGGCCGTTCGTTGGAGGTGCTGCGCCGGCTGAAGTCCGTCACCCAGGACCGGCTGACACTGATTTCCGTGGGCGGCGTGGAGACCGGCCAGGATGTCCAGGACCGGCTGGACGCCGGAGCCACCCTGGTCCAGGGCTACACGGCCTTCCTGTACGAGGGGCCGTTCTGGGCCGCCCGGATCAATAAGGAACTGGCGAAGAACCGCTAA